The Meiothermus sp. QL-1 DNA window GCTTTGGTAGGCGATGGCCTCGAGGGCTGCCCGGGCGATGTGGGCGGCGGTGCTGCCCCGGGTCAGCCCCACCAGGGTGCCGCGGGCGTAGGGGTCCCAGTAGGGGGCCCCAAGCCCCACGAAGGCCGGCACAAGGTAGACCCCCTCGGGGCTTTCCACCTGCCGGGCTAGGGCCTCGACCTCGCTCGAGCGCCGTATGATCCCCAGCCCATCCCTGAGCCACTGCACCACGGCCCCCGCAATGAACACCGAACCTTCCAGGGCGTACTCGGCTGATTTTCCCGCTAGCTGCCAGGCCACTGTGGTGAGCAGACCGTTTTGAGAGACCACCGGTTTAGAGCCGGTGTGCATCAAAAGAAAACAGCCGGTGCCGTAGGTGTTCTTGGCCATCCCCGGGGTGAAGCAGGCCTGGCCGAAAAGGGCGGCCTGCTGGTCGCCGGCCACCCCGGTGATGGGGATGGCCGCCCCCAAGAGCTCGGAAATGCTTTGCCCCAAGCTGCCCGCCGAGGGGCGCACCTCGGGCAGGAGGGCTTTGGGGATGCCCAGGATGTCCAGCAGATGCTCGTCCCAGGATAGGGTGTGCAGGTTGAACAGCAAGGTGCGCGAGGCGTTGCTCACATCGGTAGCGTGCGTCTGGCCCCCGGTCAGGTTGTAGATAAGCCAGCTATCTACGGTGCCAAAGCAGAGTTCTCCTCGCAAGGCTCGTTCCCTCAGCCCGGGCACGTTTTCCAGGAGCCATGCTAGCTTGGTGCCGGAGAAGTAGGGGTCGAGCACCAGCCCGGTTCTCTCGCGAAAGAGCTTTTCGTGTCCCCCTTTCCTGAGCTCCTCGCACATGGCAGCGGTGCGCCGGTCCTGCCAGACGATGGCCCGGTAGACGGGCTTGCCGGTGTTCCGTTCCCACACCACCGTGGTTTCCCGCTGGTTGGTGATGCCCATGGCCAGGATATCTCTCGGCTCGACGCCAGCGCGCCGGATGGCCTCCCGGGCCACCTGGAGCTGGGTCTGCCATATCTCCAAAGGGTCGTGCTCGACCCAGCCGGGCTGGGGGAAGTGCTGGGTGAACTCCTGCTGGGCCATGGCGACGGGGTGCCCCTGCAGGTCGAAGACAATGGCGCGGCTGCTGGTGGTTCCCTGGTCGAGGGCTAGGATGTGGGCCATACTCCCTCCGCCTGGGATTCTACACCGCCCGCCTTCTTTCAGATTTTAGATTTATAATCTAAACATGAAGCGCAACAAGGAGTTTGCCAACCGCCTCCATGCTCTCTCCCCCCGCTTTGCCTACATCCCTCCAGAGGACCGCTTTTTGATGCATCCAGGGCCCCTCAAATACCGCTTCAACGTCATCGGTGCTGGGGTCAACGGCCAGGAGCACATCGCCGTGACCCAGCTCGAGGGCCGCTGCACGGTCCACGGAGTCTACGACCCCAACCCCTCGAGCGTGGAGGGAGCCCGCCGGGTCAAGGCCCGGTTTACCGATGAGCCCCTGGTGGTCTACGAGAGCCTCGAGGCGGCCTGTTTCGACCCTGCGGTGGACGCCCTCATCATCTCCACCCCCAACCACACCCATCTGGAGGTGTTGCGGGTGGCGGTAGAGTCGGGCAAGCACATTCTGCTGGAAAAGCCCATGGCCACCAACATCCCCGACGCCTACCAGGTCTGGCAGATGGCCCAGAACTACCCCAAGGTGCTGCAGATTGGCCTTCAGTACCGCTACAAGCCCATCTACGTTGAGGCCCTCCACGAGGTCAAGGTGCGCCGGAGCATCGGCGAGGTCAAGACCCTGAGCATTGTGGAGCACCGCGAGCCCTTCTTGGATAAGGTGGGGCAGTGGAACAAGTTTTCCTGCTACTCGGGCGGCACCCTGGTGGAGAAGTGCTGCCACTACTTCGACCTGCTAAACCTCTTTGCAGGGGCGCGGCCGGTGAGCGTCTATGCGGTGGGCAGCCAGGCGGTGAATTTCAAAGATTTCGAGTACAGGGGAAAAAAGTCCGATATCCTCGACAACGCCTTCGTGATCCTGGAATACCCCAATGGGGTGCGGGCCAGCTTTAACCTCTGCATGTTCGTCCCCATGTTCTACGAGGAGATCGTGGTTTGCGGGGACGAGGGGCGGCTTAGGGCCTGGGAAGGGGTCAACGGCCAGGCCTACTCCCGCTGGGCCCACTACCTCGAGGTCATCTGCCTGCCCGACCGCACCTCCCGTACCACCACCCCCAGCTATCCGGCCTTCATAGAGGAGACCGGGCACAGCGGGGCCACCTACTACGAGCACCTGCGCTTCATCGAGGCCTTGGATGGCAAGCCCTCCGGCGCGGCCAGCGCCGAGGAGGGCTTTTGGAGCGTGGTGGTGGGGGTGGCCGCAGAGGAGTCGATCCGGCGGGGAGAGAAGGTCTCCATCGCCGCCTTGTTGGCCGAGCACGGCTTGGGCCACCTGGCCTAGCCGAAGCGCCCGGTGATGTAGGCCTCGGTGCGCTTGTCCTTGGGGGTGGTGAAGAGCAGGCTGGTGGGGCCGAACTCCACCAGGTCGCCGTTCAGGAAGAAGCCGGTGTAGTCCGAAACCCGGCCGGCCTGCTGCATGTTGTGGGTCACAATCACGATGGTCACGTGGTTTTTGAGGTCGGTAAGCAGGTCTTCGATGGACTGGGTGGAGATGGGGTCTAAAGCGCTGGTGGGCTCGTCCATGAGGAGGACCTCGGGCTCAACCGCCAGGGCCCGGGCAATGCAGAGCCGCTGTTGCTGCCCCCCGGAGAGGCTCATGCTGGGGGCGTGCAGGCGGTCTTTTACCTCATCCCAGAGCGCAGCCTGGGTCAGGGCCCGCTCCACGGCTTCGTCCAGGAGCGACTTCTTGCGAATCCCTACCAGCCTGAGCCCTGCCACCACGTTGCCGTAGATGGAAAGGGTGGGGAAGGGGTTGGGTTTTTGGAAGACCATCCCTATTTTGCGCCGCACCTCCACCGGGTCTACACCAGGGTCGTAGACGTTGACCCCATCCAGCAGCACCTCGCCGGTTACCCGGGCGTAGGGGGTCAGGTCGTGCATGCGGTTGAGGGCCCGCAGGAAGGTGGTCTTCCCGCAGCCCGAAGGGCCGATCAGGGCGGTGATCTTGTTGGCGTAGATGGGCATGTTCACCTCGCGCACGCCGGCTTTCTGCCCATACCACACCGTTATTCCTCGAACCTCGATGCGGGTTCGTGGGGGGGGTTCAGAAACCTCGTGGGGGTGGAATTCCGAGCGGGTGGGGGGACCAAAATCGTTCATCGCTTGAACCTCACATCCGTCCGCGGGTAAACCAGCGGGCCAGCAGACTGGTGATCACCACCAGCGCCAGCAGCACCACCGCTGCGGCCCAAGCCTGACGGTGCCAGTCCTCGTAGGGGCTAATCGCGTAGGCGTAGAGGCGAAGCGGGAGGGCGTCCATCGGTTTGGAGAGATCCAGGGTGAGCAGGGTATTGCCAAAGGCGGTGAAGAGCAAAGGGGCGGCCTCACCCGCGGCCCGGGCCGTGGCTAGCAGAAGCCCTGTGACCACCCCGCCCCGAGCGGCGGGCAGCACCAGCGAGAGGATAACCCGCCAGCGGGGCAGGCCCAGAGCAAGTCCAGCCTCGCGGATGTTCCAGGGCACCAGCTTGAGCATGCTCTCGGTGCTTTTGGCGATGATGGGAACCATGATGAAAGCCAAGGCCACCGCACCGGCGAAGCCCGAGAAGGAGCCCTGGGTCTTGACCACGAGCACGTAGGCCAGCACCCCCTTCAGGATGGCGGGCATCCCGTTCAGGGTATCCGAAAGCAGGTGCAGGGTGGGGTTGAGCCGGTTGTCGGGGTACTCGGCCATCAGGATACCCGCCCCGATGCCGAAGGGAATGGCAAGGAGCAGGCCAGTCCCGGTGATGACCAGGGTGCCCACAATGGCCGGGGCCATCCCCCCGCCCAGCTCGCCCGGGGGCCTAGGGCCTTTGGTAAAGAAGTCCCAGTTAAGGGCGGAGAAGCCGTTGATCAGGGCGAAGCCCAGCACCAGGGTAAGGGGCAAGGCGGCCAGGATGGTGCCCAGAATAACCAGCAGCAGCACCAGCCGGTCGCGGGTGTAGCGGGCTTGTAGGCTGCGCATGTTTTCTCCTCCTAGACTCGCTGCTCGCTCACCTTGAGCTTGTTGAGTATGTAGCTGGCGGTCGCGTTGACCAGGAAGGCGATCAAGAAGAGGTAGAACCCAACCCCGATGAGGGCCGAGTAGTGCAGGTCCTCTACCGCTTCCTTAAGCTCCAGGGCGATGACCGCCGGCATGGTGGAAGCAGGGCCAAAAAGCGTGTAGGGGAGGAGGTTGCCATTCCCGATTACCATAGCGATGGCCATGGTCTCGCCCAGGGCCCGCCCCAGGGCCAGCATGGCCCCTGCGAAAATCCCCCCTCGGGCATAGGGCAGGATCACCATCCGCATCACCTCCCAGCGGGTGGCCCCCAGGGCGTAGGCACCCTCCCGTTGAGCGGTGGGGACGAGCTGGATGGCGTCGCGGGAGAGGGCTGCGGTGAAGGGGATGACCATGCTCGAGAGCACCACAATCCCGGTGAAAAGCCCGTAGCCCGCGGGGTTTCCCAGGTAGCGGGTAAGCCAGGGGGCGTTCTCAGCAGCCCACAAAAAAACGGGCAGATAGAAAACATCTCTCAGAAAAGGGGCCAGCACGAAAATGCCCCAGATGCCGTAGACCACGCTTGGGACCGCGGCCATTAGGTCCACCAGGTAGTTGATAACTCCAGCCAACCAGCGCGGGGCGTACTCGGCGGTGAAGATGGCAGCAGCTAGGGCTACGGGCACCGACAGGACCAGCGCGGCAAAGCTGGTGATGAGGGTGCCCACCACGTAGGGCCAGATGCCGAACTCGAGCCTGAGCGCCGGGTCCCAGGTGGTGCCGGTTAGGAAACCCCAGAAGCCCTCTTTGGCAATGGCCTTGGATCCCCCCATGTATAGGTAGTACCCCAGCCCCAGGGTGAGGGCAATGATGCTGAGGGCCAGGAGGAGGATGATGACCAAAAAAATTCGGTCGCCCAGCACCCGGTAGATGGCCGGGGTTCTTCGTTTGATAAGCGGGGTTTGTGTAGCCTGTTGCATGCGCACGCCTTCAGTTTAAATGGGGTAGGGGCTTCTGAGCCCCTACCCTAAGCGCCCTCTACTGCCCGACGATCTCCTTGCCAATGGGCTTGCCCTGATAAGTGATGCGGGAAATCAGGGCCAGCGCGCGGGCCTGGGCCACATCGGTGAGGCGGGCAT harbors:
- the pstC gene encoding phosphate ABC transporter permease subunit PstC, translating into MQQATQTPLIKRRTPAIYRVLGDRIFLVIILLLALSIIALTLGLGYYLYMGGSKAIAKEGFWGFLTGTTWDPALRLEFGIWPYVVGTLITSFAALVLSVPVALAAAIFTAEYAPRWLAGVINYLVDLMAAVPSVVYGIWGIFVLAPFLRDVFYLPVFLWAAENAPWLTRYLGNPAGYGLFTGIVVLSSMVIPFTAALSRDAIQLVPTAQREGAYALGATRWEVMRMVILPYARGGIFAGAMLALGRALGETMAIAMVIGNGNLLPYTLFGPASTMPAVIALELKEAVEDLHYSALIGVGFYLFLIAFLVNATASYILNKLKVSEQRV
- a CDS encoding Gfo/Idh/MocA family protein codes for the protein MKRNKEFANRLHALSPRFAYIPPEDRFLMHPGPLKYRFNVIGAGVNGQEHIAVTQLEGRCTVHGVYDPNPSSVEGARRVKARFTDEPLVVYESLEAACFDPAVDALIISTPNHTHLEVLRVAVESGKHILLEKPMATNIPDAYQVWQMAQNYPKVLQIGLQYRYKPIYVEALHEVKVRRSIGEVKTLSIVEHREPFLDKVGQWNKFSCYSGGTLVEKCCHYFDLLNLFAGARPVSVYAVGSQAVNFKDFEYRGKKSDILDNAFVILEYPNGVRASFNLCMFVPMFYEEIVVCGDEGRLRAWEGVNGQAYSRWAHYLEVICLPDRTSRTTTPSYPAFIEETGHSGATYYEHLRFIEALDGKPSGAASAEEGFWSVVVGVAAEESIRRGEKVSIAALLAEHGLGHLA
- the pstB gene encoding phosphate ABC transporter ATP-binding protein PstB, whose protein sequence is MNDFGPPTRSEFHPHEVSEPPPRTRIEVRGITVWYGQKAGVREVNMPIYANKITALIGPSGCGKTTFLRALNRMHDLTPYARVTGEVLLDGVNVYDPGVDPVEVRRKIGMVFQKPNPFPTLSIYGNVVAGLRLVGIRKKSLLDEAVERALTQAALWDEVKDRLHAPSMSLSGGQQQRLCIARALAVEPEVLLMDEPTSALDPISTQSIEDLLTDLKNHVTIVIVTHNMQQAGRVSDYTGFFLNGDLVEFGPTSLLFTTPKDKRTEAYITGRFG
- the glpK gene encoding glycerol kinase GlpK — encoded protein: MAHILALDQGTTSSRAIVFDLQGHPVAMAQQEFTQHFPQPGWVEHDPLEIWQTQLQVAREAIRRAGVEPRDILAMGITNQRETTVVWERNTGKPVYRAIVWQDRRTAAMCEELRKGGHEKLFRERTGLVLDPYFSGTKLAWLLENVPGLRERALRGELCFGTVDSWLIYNLTGGQTHATDVSNASRTLLFNLHTLSWDEHLLDILGIPKALLPEVRPSAGSLGQSISELLGAAIPITGVAGDQQAALFGQACFTPGMAKNTYGTGCFLLMHTGSKPVVSQNGLLTTVAWQLAGKSAEYALEGSVFIAGAVVQWLRDGLGIIRRSSEVEALARQVESPEGVYLVPAFVGLGAPYWDPYARGTLVGLTRGSTAAHIARAALEAIAYQSRDVLLAMEADAGLGLSELRVDGGASANNLLMQFQADILGTPVVRPRVTETTALGAAYLAAVGAGLLTQEEIAQRWQVEERFSPRLDEKERERLYQGWRRAVERARGWAEA
- the pstA gene encoding phosphate ABC transporter permease PstA, giving the protein MRSLQARYTRDRLVLLLVILGTILAALPLTLVLGFALINGFSALNWDFFTKGPRPPGELGGGMAPAIVGTLVITGTGLLLAIPFGIGAGILMAEYPDNRLNPTLHLLSDTLNGMPAILKGVLAYVLVVKTQGSFSGFAGAVALAFIMVPIIAKSTESMLKLVPWNIREAGLALGLPRWRVILSLVLPAARGGVVTGLLLATARAAGEAAPLLFTAFGNTLLTLDLSKPMDALPLRLYAYAISPYEDWHRQAWAAAVVLLALVVITSLLARWFTRGRM